Proteins encoded in a region of the Devosia sp. RR2S18 genome:
- the rbfA gene encoding 30S ribosome-binding factor RbfA — protein MSRDNKPSGPSQRMLRVGELVRHALASMFARGDVVDDALRGAVVTVPEVRMTNDLKIANAYVMPLGGEHAEEIVAALNRNKKFIRGQVAPQINMKFAPEIRFFVDDTFDEASRIDALLRSDRVRRDVEAEDGDDEQE, from the coding sequence ATGAGCAGAGATAACAAGCCCTCCGGACCGAGCCAGCGCATGCTTCGCGTCGGGGAACTGGTGCGTCACGCCCTGGCGAGCATGTTCGCGCGCGGTGACGTGGTAGACGACGCCTTGCGCGGTGCAGTCGTCACCGTACCTGAGGTGCGCATGACGAATGACCTCAAGATTGCCAATGCCTATGTGATGCCGCTGGGCGGGGAGCATGCCGAGGAGATCGTCGCCGCGCTCAACCGCAACAAGAAGTTTATTCGCGGCCAGGTGGCGCCCCAGATCAACATGAAGTTCGCGCCCGAAATCCGGTTCTTCGTGGACGACACCTTTGACGAAGCCAGCCGCATCGACGCGCTCTTGCGCTCGGACCGGGTGCGCCGGGATGTCGAAGCCGAAGATGGGGACGACGAGCAAGAGTGA
- the truB gene encoding tRNA pseudouridine(55) synthase TruB encodes MSAPKRVKRPISGWVVLNKPYDMTSTQAVGKVRWLFAAAKAGHAGTLDPLATGILPIALGEATKAVPQVQDGTKVYRFAIKWGSATTTDDAEGAVIATSDVRPSREALEAVLPQFTGAVMQRPPIFSALKIAGERAYDLARAGEAVELEPRPVDIDAIAVLEHGAEHTMLEVTCGKGTYVRSLARDLAEALGTRGHVSLLHRAAVGPFTDAEAVTLEQLEAAEGAQRDALLAPVAAGFSELPEIRLDALQASAVRHGNPVLLTGAAAPVQMDECWASFAGGVVATGSVAYGQFQPRRVFNT; translated from the coding sequence GTGAGCGCCCCCAAACGCGTGAAACGCCCAATCTCGGGATGGGTGGTTCTCAACAAGCCCTATGACATGACCTCGACCCAGGCGGTGGGCAAGGTGCGCTGGCTTTTTGCCGCTGCCAAGGCGGGGCACGCCGGTACGCTCGATCCGCTCGCGACCGGCATTCTGCCCATCGCGTTGGGCGAAGCAACCAAGGCCGTGCCGCAAGTGCAAGACGGCACCAAAGTCTATCGCTTCGCTATTAAATGGGGCAGTGCCACCACGACCGACGATGCGGAAGGCGCGGTGATCGCCACGTCCGACGTCCGACCCAGTCGTGAGGCGCTCGAGGCTGTGCTGCCGCAGTTTACCGGAGCGGTCATGCAACGGCCGCCGATCTTTTCGGCGCTCAAGATTGCTGGTGAACGCGCCTATGATTTGGCGCGGGCCGGAGAAGCGGTGGAACTCGAGCCTCGCCCCGTGGACATCGACGCTATTGCCGTGCTCGAGCATGGCGCCGAGCACACCATGCTCGAAGTCACCTGCGGCAAGGGCACCTATGTGCGCTCGCTGGCGCGCGACCTCGCCGAGGCGCTAGGAACGCGTGGGCATGTCAGCCTGCTGCACCGCGCCGCTGTGGGCCCCTTCACCGATGCCGAAGCGGTGACGCTGGAGCAGCTCGAAGCAGCGGAAGGCGCGCAGCGCGACGCTCTTTTGGCTCCTGTGGCAGCGGGTTTCTCGGAACTACCGGAGATCCGGCTGGATGCTCTGCAGGCTTCGGCCGTGCGTCATGGCAATCCGGTGCTCCTCACCGGCGCAGCGGCCCCGGTGCAAATGGATGAGTGCTGGGCAAGCTTTGCCGGCGGGGTCGTGGCGACCGGCTCGGTGGCATACGGGCAGTTTCAGCCCCGGCGGGTCTTCAATACATAA